A single window of Halobacillus naozhouensis DNA harbors:
- a CDS encoding OsmC family protein yields the protein MAFHHFHLKADWPGGRNEVGSIEADKLKTKISIPKEMDGPNIGTNPDEMLLGAAATCYIISLAAMIERAHLPLKEMDMESEGVVDVTDGIFTYKKIIHRPRVILTKEASEKQLATLKKLVDKAEKSCMISKAIQGNVELEMEADLRVE from the coding sequence ATGGCATTTCACCACTTTCATCTCAAAGCAGACTGGCCCGGCGGCCGTAATGAAGTCGGATCTATTGAAGCTGATAAATTAAAAACAAAAATTTCGATTCCTAAAGAAATGGACGGACCGAATATTGGTACGAACCCTGATGAGATGCTGTTAGGGGCAGCGGCCACTTGTTATATTATCAGTTTAGCGGCCATGATTGAACGTGCCCATCTTCCACTGAAGGAGATGGATATGGAGTCAGAAGGGGTCGTAGATGTGACTGACGGTATTTTTACCTATAAGAAGATCATTCATAGACCGAGGGTGATTTTGACAAAAGAGGCAAGTGAGAAACAATTAGCCACCTTAAAAAAATTAGTGGATAAAGCCGAGAAAAGTTGTATGATTTCTAAAGCGATCCAGGGAAATGTGGAGCTTGAAATGGAAGCAGACCTCAGGGTTGAATAG
- a CDS encoding GNAT family N-acetyltransferase: MVIQFQPITQAEAEIIAEWQYPGEYSFYDMKADQEDYEEFIDPDQRSKHTQSVWRHGELIGFFTSDPVDAQTINIGLGMHPDLTGKGEGQLFLQEGLQFIFENYAPSKVTLAVAVFNKRAIKVYERAGFVVVKTFQQPTNGGIYEFVKMENRDEGQVATFP; this comes from the coding sequence ATGGTCATACAATTTCAACCCATCACTCAAGCGGAAGCGGAGATCATTGCAGAATGGCAATATCCAGGGGAGTACAGTTTCTACGATATGAAAGCTGACCAGGAAGATTATGAAGAGTTTATTGATCCTGATCAACGAAGCAAGCATACACAAAGTGTTTGGAGGCATGGAGAGCTAATCGGCTTTTTCACTAGTGACCCCGTGGATGCACAAACCATTAATATTGGCCTTGGTATGCATCCTGATTTGACCGGAAAGGGAGAAGGTCAGTTATTTTTACAAGAAGGACTGCAGTTTATTTTTGAAAACTATGCCCCTTCGAAAGTCACCCTGGCTGTAGCTGTTTTCAATAAAAGGGCGATCAAGGTGTATGAGCGGGCAGGCTTTGTAGTTGTAAAGACTTTTCAGCAGCCTACGAACGGCGGCATATATGAGTTCGTCAAAATGGAAAATCGCGATGAAGGTCAGGTCGCGACTTTTCCATAG
- a CDS encoding SE1561 family protein: protein MGKAAETQSEQFRYVKNRIQMLHQVVETMDPEQMEHEDYLRVLDMVEQLQLKMQRFKKDWEE from the coding sequence ATGGGAAAGGCTGCCGAAACACAATCTGAACAATTTAGATATGTGAAAAACCGAATTCAAATGTTGCATCAAGTAGTTGAAACGATGGACCCGGAACAGATGGAGCATGAAGACTATTTGCGTGTTCTGGACATGGTTGAACAGTTGCAGTTGAAAATGCAGCGTTTTAAGAAGGATTGGGAGGAATAA
- a CDS encoding TerC family protein: MDAQLLIEYGWVLLVLVGLEGILAADNALVLAIMVKHLPPEKRKKALFYGLVGAFILRFGSLFIISFLVDVWQVQALGAAYLLFISGKHLYDKWKAKREDRNKQDPDEVEVDTDGKGKGFWMTVLKVELADLAFAVDSILAAVALAVALPETPLPPIGSLDGGQFAVILTGGMIGIIIMRFAANYFVKLLKSRPGLEVAAFIIVGWVGVKLAVSTLAHPSIQVLDEHFAHSTTWKLFFYAVLVLIAAGGWFLSGKKSEPQKQDQTD; encoded by the coding sequence ATGGATGCTCAATTATTGATAGAATATGGATGGGTATTACTCGTTCTTGTCGGTTTAGAAGGTATTCTAGCTGCTGATAACGCTTTGGTGCTGGCTATTATGGTAAAACACTTGCCGCCAGAGAAAAGGAAGAAAGCTTTATTTTACGGGTTAGTTGGAGCGTTTATCCTCCGCTTTGGTTCGTTATTTATCATCTCGTTTCTGGTTGATGTCTGGCAGGTGCAAGCTCTTGGTGCAGCCTACTTGCTATTCATATCTGGTAAACACTTGTACGATAAATGGAAAGCTAAAAGAGAAGACAGGAATAAACAAGATCCTGATGAAGTAGAGGTAGATACGGACGGCAAAGGTAAAGGTTTCTGGATGACTGTTTTAAAGGTAGAATTAGCGGATTTGGCCTTTGCGGTCGATTCCATTTTAGCTGCTGTAGCGCTAGCCGTGGCTTTACCGGAAACGCCATTACCTCCGATTGGAAGCTTAGATGGCGGGCAGTTTGCTGTCATCTTGACCGGGGGGATGATTGGAATCATTATTATGCGGTTTGCAGCCAACTATTTCGTAAAACTCCTTAAATCCCGACCAGGTCTTGAGGTGGCTGCCTTTATTATAGTCGGCTGGGTAGGAGTGAAGCTGGCTGTCTCCACACTTGCTCACCCAAGTATACAGGTGTTGGATGAACACTTTGCCCACTCGACCACATGGAAACTTTTCTTCTATGCTGTGCTCGTATTGATAGCTGCTGGCGGATGGTTCTTATCAGGTAAGAAAAGTGAACCGCAAAAGCAAGACCAGACCGATTAA
- the pepT gene encoding peptidase T: MKEQLLKRFTSYVKIDTQSNESNEQCPSTEGQLVLANQLVEELREMGMDEVTIDENGYVMATLLANVDKDLPVIGFLAHVDTARDFTGKNVRPQIVENYDGGDIQLNDEVVLSPGDFEELHMYKGHTLVTTDGTTLLGADNKAGVAEIMTAMQYLISHPEVKHGKIRVAFTPDEEIGRGPHLFDVKRFGAEFAYTVDGGPLGELQYESFNAADTTITFYGNSVHPGTAKGKMVNASKLAIEFIEQLPKQDSPELTAGYEGFYHLVSFEGDVEKAQLYYLVRDFNKQNFEARKEKLHSIASQVRDKYGSHRVSLEVHDQYYNMGNKIEPRKEIVDVAYQAMTNLSIQPIVQPIRGGTDGSQLSYMGLPTPNLFTGGENFHGKYEYVSLDNMVKSTQVIVEICRLFTEET, from the coding sequence ATGAAGGAGCAATTATTGAAGCGGTTTACAAGTTATGTGAAGATCGACACACAATCAAATGAATCCAATGAGCAGTGTCCTTCTACGGAGGGGCAGCTAGTGCTTGCTAATCAATTAGTGGAGGAACTCCGGGAAATGGGGATGGATGAGGTCACCATCGATGAAAACGGGTATGTAATGGCTACACTTCTTGCTAACGTTGACAAAGACCTTCCCGTCATTGGTTTTTTAGCGCATGTAGATACAGCAAGAGATTTTACGGGGAAGAACGTACGCCCTCAAATCGTTGAGAACTATGATGGCGGGGATATTCAATTAAATGATGAAGTCGTGCTTTCCCCGGGTGATTTTGAAGAACTTCATATGTATAAAGGACATACCCTGGTGACTACGGATGGTACTACTTTGCTAGGTGCCGACAACAAAGCTGGTGTGGCTGAAATTATGACAGCGATGCAGTATCTCATAAGTCATCCTGAAGTAAAACACGGCAAGATACGTGTTGCTTTCACCCCTGATGAGGAAATTGGGCGAGGACCTCATTTGTTTGATGTAAAACGATTCGGTGCAGAGTTCGCTTATACGGTAGACGGTGGACCTTTAGGTGAACTACAGTATGAAAGCTTTAATGCAGCTGATACGACAATCACTTTTTACGGCAATAGTGTTCATCCTGGGACGGCAAAAGGCAAGATGGTTAATGCTTCAAAGCTTGCGATTGAATTTATTGAGCAGCTTCCGAAGCAAGACTCACCGGAGCTCACTGCTGGATATGAAGGATTTTATCATCTTGTCTCTTTTGAGGGAGATGTAGAGAAAGCTCAATTATACTATTTAGTAAGGGATTTTAATAAGCAGAACTTTGAAGCGAGAAAGGAAAAACTGCATTCGATTGCTTCACAAGTAAGAGATAAATACGGGAGTCATCGCGTCAGCCTTGAAGTTCACGATCAATATTACAATATGGGGAATAAAATTGAACCGAGAAAAGAGATAGTTGATGTTGCGTACCAGGCGATGACTAACCTGTCCATCCAGCCGATTGTGCAGCCAATTAGAGGGGGGACTGACGGTTCACAGCTTTCTTACATGGGCTTACCTACGCCGAATCTGTTTACCGGTGGGGAAAATTTCCACGGGAAGTATGAGTATGTCTCATTAGACAATATGGTAAAATCCACACAGGTGATTGTAGAAATCTGCCGTCTTTTTACCGAGGAAACGTAA
- a CDS encoding AI-2E family transporter encodes MIHKRWFQTLIAGILASLFILLIHEIQFFFAPIFTYLAAIAIPFIGGGILFYISRPVMLFLEKYKVPRLLAILAVFLLFIFIGYLITRFIAPIAQEQFSKLIDNFPRMVEVVSDTINYWQQNQAIIPDQFNSAINNVIQNLESYLKEASTIVIDVISQFIGFVFALILVPLFLFFMLKDGDKLVPFLRQFMNERVGKSFEKLAKSLDHTLNSFIIGQLTVSVFVGMILLVGYLIIDLHYSLTLALFAMMMNVIPFVGPFLAVIPAILVALFQKPILVLYVAIIMVVAQQIEGNLVSPNVMGKALNIHPLTVITVILAAGSLAGFLGLLFAIPTYALVKTVITHFYHEWLENRANH; translated from the coding sequence ATGATCCATAAACGTTGGTTTCAAACTTTGATCGCAGGTATTCTAGCTTCATTATTTATTTTACTCATACATGAGATTCAATTTTTCTTTGCCCCTATATTCACTTATCTAGCGGCAATAGCCATTCCCTTCATCGGTGGGGGAATCTTATTTTATATTTCAAGACCCGTAATGCTTTTCCTGGAAAAGTACAAAGTGCCGAGATTGCTTGCTATTTTAGCAGTCTTTTTGCTTTTTATTTTCATTGGATACTTGATCACCCGCTTTATCGCTCCTATCGCTCAGGAGCAATTTTCAAAATTAATCGATAATTTCCCCAGAATGGTGGAAGTGGTTAGTGATACCATCAATTACTGGCAGCAAAACCAGGCTATTATCCCAGATCAGTTTAATAGTGCGATTAACAACGTTATCCAAAACTTAGAATCATACTTGAAAGAAGCATCAACCATTGTGATCGATGTGATCAGTCAATTTATCGGCTTTGTTTTCGCATTAATCCTAGTACCGTTATTTTTGTTCTTTATGCTGAAAGACGGTGACAAGCTTGTTCCGTTTTTACGTCAATTCATGAACGAACGGGTAGGGAAAAGTTTTGAAAAACTAGCTAAATCCCTTGATCACACATTGAATTCCTTTATTATCGGCCAGCTTACGGTCAGTGTGTTCGTCGGAATGATTCTGCTTGTCGGCTACTTAATCATTGACTTACACTACTCCCTAACCTTGGCTTTATTCGCTATGATGATGAACGTAATCCCTTTCGTCGGACCCTTCTTAGCTGTTATCCCTGCTATTTTAGTGGCTCTGTTTCAAAAACCGATTTTGGTTTTATATGTGGCTATCATTATGGTCGTGGCCCAGCAAATTGAAGGTAATCTCGTCTCCCCTAATGTGATGGGTAAAGCGCTTAATATTCATCCTTTAACGGTGATCACCGTCATCCTGGCTGCAGGCAGCCTGGCAGGTTTCCTCGGTCTTTTGTTTGCCATTCCAACCTATGCGCTCGTAAAAACAGTGATCACTCATTTCTATCATGAATGGTTGGAAAATAGAGCAAATCACTAA
- a CDS encoding GNAT family N-acetyltransferase — MMRVEETADASGFARQAEPLLLQKEAENNLPLGIIGSWKNSGGKDSSAFMLTVYDGEEPVYVTLRTPPHLWILPAISTINQEVLTHLARFLYENEYEVPGVLGESEAVQWFVEAWEQCSGQEGALHMKQGIYRLDQLKPVVKKDGELILAEQKDYPLLVRWLTSYGHETGEVFHKERVAQLAGDMISDQKMHLWQVNRTIVSMVCRARTTPNGATVNAVFTPDEYKRRGYATQAVASLTEKLLTEGYEFCALYTDLANATSNTIYKKIGYNFVGQSLVYHFSSSS; from the coding sequence ATGATGAGAGTTGAAGAAACTGCAGACGCGTCTGGTTTTGCCAGGCAAGCTGAACCACTATTGTTACAGAAAGAGGCTGAGAATAACCTCCCACTCGGCATTATAGGGAGTTGGAAGAATAGCGGGGGGAAGGATTCTTCAGCTTTCATGCTCACCGTTTATGACGGTGAAGAACCTGTATATGTCACACTTAGAACCCCGCCGCATTTATGGATATTGCCTGCTATCTCTACAATTAATCAAGAAGTATTGACTCATTTAGCCCGTTTCCTGTACGAGAATGAATATGAAGTGCCAGGTGTGCTTGGAGAGTCCGAAGCGGTACAATGGTTTGTGGAAGCGTGGGAGCAATGCAGTGGTCAAGAAGGGGCTCTGCATATGAAGCAAGGTATTTACCGATTAGATCAACTCAAACCAGTTGTCAAAAAAGATGGGGAGCTAATCCTCGCAGAGCAAAAAGATTACCCTTTGTTGGTACGGTGGCTAACAAGTTATGGCCATGAAACGGGAGAGGTATTTCATAAGGAGCGAGTTGCTCAATTAGCAGGAGATATGATCTCTGATCAAAAAATGCACCTTTGGCAGGTGAACAGAACCATCGTATCGATGGTTTGCCGGGCTCGGACCACTCCGAACGGGGCGACTGTGAATGCTGTTTTCACGCCTGATGAGTATAAACGCAGGGGCTACGCTACTCAGGCTGTCGCCTCCTTAACAGAAAAATTATTAACAGAAGGATATGAGTTCTGTGCCTTATATACAGACTTGGCTAACGCGACCTCGAATACCATTTATAAAAAAATCGGCTACAATTTTGTCGGCCAATCGCTCGTGTATCATTTTTCTTCATCATCATAA
- a CDS encoding SE1832 family protein, with protein sequence MTRKEIENEIAALKSDYIRIQGDLDKLEAAGANVQNAESQLARMEEQLKELKQKLAEAK encoded by the coding sequence ATGACGAGGAAGGAAATTGAAAATGAAATCGCTGCCCTCAAGTCTGATTATATACGAATTCAAGGTGATTTAGATAAGCTTGAAGCAGCTGGGGCTAACGTACAAAATGCGGAATCACAGCTGGCCCGTATGGAAGAACAGCTAAAGGAATTAAAACAAAAATTAGCTGAAGCGAAATAA
- a CDS encoding cation:proton antiporter, producing MIDSLLFEVMLVGALGIGSQWISWRFRLPAIVVMSIVGLLAGPVLGLMNPEQDFGELYSPIISLAVAVILFEGSLNLDFKEVKGLGRPVFRVVTFGAFISWILGLLAAHYMAGLSWAVAFVIAALFIVTGPTVILPLLRQSKLKPRPAKILKWEGIIVDPIGALLAVFAFEITEFIVGANHSPTALLSFFLAAIFAVMLGYACGKGIGWMFETGYVPEYLKSPVVLMVVIACFTIADEVTHETGLLSVTAMGMTLANMHISSIADMRHFKESISLVLTSTIFVLLTASLTRDTLMQIFNIEIIGFVLLMLFIVRPLSIFLSTWGTDLSKSEKILVGWIAPRGIVALTVSGYFASVLLDAGFEDASILTSLTFALVFTTVVAHGFSIGWLSKKLGLSMEGPPGVLLVGGSRFTTKLAKALQDVKVPVVISDSSWERLSTARAEGVKSYHGEILAEQTEYKLDMTPYEYMLAATEFDSYNALVCTTFVPEFGRNNLFQLSLSKREGDKLEDLVHTIGGRVLSNVGASWEELNQMVEHGYVFRRTNITEQYTYRDYLNNIDDQAIQIFVKKPSKKMEFFSGEVETRVEQGDIVVSLTPPKKEFEKIQEKLEKQRKKG from the coding sequence ATGATCGATTCACTGTTATTCGAAGTTATGTTAGTTGGCGCACTAGGGATTGGCTCACAGTGGATCTCGTGGCGTTTTCGATTGCCTGCCATTGTTGTCATGTCAATTGTGGGTTTACTCGCTGGACCAGTTTTGGGATTAATGAATCCTGAGCAGGACTTTGGCGAATTATATAGCCCTATAATTTCCCTCGCCGTTGCAGTGATTTTATTTGAGGGCAGTCTCAACTTAGACTTTAAGGAAGTAAAGGGGCTGGGAAGGCCTGTATTTCGGGTCGTAACCTTTGGTGCTTTTATTAGTTGGATTCTTGGGTTATTGGCTGCCCACTATATGGCTGGTTTATCATGGGCTGTAGCCTTTGTGATTGCAGCATTATTTATTGTAACAGGTCCAACGGTTATCCTGCCCTTATTACGGCAGTCAAAACTTAAGCCTAGACCGGCTAAGATTTTAAAATGGGAAGGAATTATCGTTGATCCGATCGGGGCACTACTTGCTGTATTTGCTTTTGAAATAACAGAATTCATAGTAGGTGCGAACCACTCTCCGACGGCCTTATTATCGTTTTTCCTGGCAGCCATTTTTGCGGTGATGCTCGGGTATGCCTGCGGTAAAGGGATTGGCTGGATGTTTGAAACCGGCTATGTTCCCGAATATTTGAAATCTCCTGTCGTGCTAATGGTTGTCATAGCTTGTTTCACGATAGCTGATGAAGTGACACATGAGACGGGATTGCTATCCGTAACAGCCATGGGGATGACGCTTGCCAATATGCATATATCATCCATTGCAGATATGCGGCATTTTAAGGAAAGTATTTCACTTGTGTTAACTTCAACCATCTTTGTGCTTTTAACGGCTTCCCTAACACGTGACACCTTGATGCAGATTTTTAATATCGAAATCATCGGTTTTGTTCTCTTGATGCTATTTATCGTCCGTCCGTTATCGATCTTTCTGTCCACATGGGGTACAGACCTCTCCAAGTCAGAAAAAATATTGGTTGGATGGATTGCCCCTCGCGGAATTGTTGCTTTAACCGTATCTGGTTATTTTGCGAGTGTGTTATTGGATGCAGGGTTTGAGGACGCATCGATTTTGACTTCTCTTACTTTTGCACTCGTATTTACGACTGTAGTTGCCCATGGATTTTCGATTGGATGGTTATCAAAAAAACTCGGTCTCTCTATGGAAGGTCCGCCTGGGGTCCTGCTGGTTGGCGGGAGCAGGTTTACTACTAAACTTGCTAAAGCATTACAAGATGTAAAAGTTCCTGTAGTCATAAGTGATTCCTCATGGGAGAGGCTGTCAACAGCACGCGCTGAGGGTGTGAAATCCTATCACGGAGAAATTTTGGCAGAGCAGACGGAATATAAATTGGATATGACCCCTTATGAATACATGTTGGCGGCTACTGAGTTTGATTCGTATAACGCCTTAGTATGTACGACGTTCGTACCTGAATTTGGCCGCAATAACTTATTCCAGTTAAGTTTAAGTAAGCGGGAAGGCGATAAGCTTGAAGATCTTGTTCATACGATTGGCGGTCGTGTACTATCCAATGTCGGGGCTTCTTGGGAAGAACTGAACCAAATGGTTGAACATGGTTATGTGTTTAGAAGAACAAATATTACGGAGCAGTACACATATCGAGATTATTTAAATAACATTGATGATCAAGCCATTCAAATATTTGTGAAGAAGCCAAGTAAGAAAATGGAATTCTTTAGTGGAGAGGTTGAAACAAGAGTAGAACAAGGAGATATCGTGGTTTCCCTGACGCCACCAAAAAAAGAGTTCGAAAAGATTCAAGAGAAATTAGAAAAGCAGCGGAAAAAAGGATAA